The proteins below come from a single Sporosarcina sp. FSL K6-3457 genomic window:
- a CDS encoding 6-hydroxymethylpterin diphosphokinase MptE-like protein, producing the protein MVSRKVEKIVSKSGLPVLQVEHEGKPMFIHSKYDPVKEAEQILSKYEGQIDQFNHILFYGVGLGYHVKSFIERYPDKIVSTYEPIVEVSEACTAVMTDTKLPISKLKYAFVENESEDMERHLYTLSNHLSQNVLLIVLPAYQGFLKEDILRFIGKFKEIVEEKKITLHTNHFFSKRWTINSLMNLPSTFENPNFLLQHKDTFRDKPVILAAAGPSLNEEMDNLREIKERGTAYIFAVGSANKALIAQGIHPDAVFTYDPQAHNYTVFQPIIDEEIQTIPLIYGTSVGFETIEHYPGSKFYFVTSQDTITQPFHETGLPVVKDAYSIAIVTLELLYHLQVKKIILVGQNFAFKNDLFYSKEIARYDKELKMLSDASVQKDDLKYSFTVPDVHGDEILTNKGFNNMRVLMEKYIVQNPQIPVVNTTRGGAAIEGTSYRPLTQLMEQELTESIVTKGWYEQGQSLPISMQTIKELKRLQQDTTTYIKQNEALFEHFSDIEKSIDRLNGNQIHKRLEKLDELMRKLTANTLYESIIYPITRNLFERLGNEVEVMRDLDPTKEKLVSIVNLFAQYLHSCREVYKEVAPIIQTVVLPAFLKGLDKKELIATSGVFQYEGEWEKQFPQKEQIPADLTEEEKHEWYKRKRLEDKIEISVSGVRTTAKNAIFKFRFSGTSLSLYGTNYSRGLLKLRVIIDNKFTSVTFKDDMDEELYDPILRQQLFQTTNLKEGLHTATVEVISDNPEFLFQGIEIDKSRRAYHIHEVTTVDELEIGKRIRCHYEATYNAVGEFSGLGEEIGAFLPVEASAEPDGDFYFIMVDEVDGEKKLIADRNVQNYISWNELHSNTPKIQIGNKFIKLHLLDGGVAFKGSESNSLLIWDGKMRGAWPTNNDWDKYLLESIVWNWEMASSWCSTRPLIETRHAFSPQRIVKEDHFYQVGRGGLALEYFTFNDRSTVYASWGYRPTFIY; encoded by the coding sequence ATGGTTTCCAGGAAAGTTGAGAAAATCGTCAGTAAGAGTGGATTACCAGTGCTCCAGGTTGAGCATGAAGGAAAACCAATGTTTATTCATAGCAAATACGATCCTGTAAAAGAAGCAGAGCAAATTTTGAGTAAATATGAAGGGCAAATTGATCAGTTCAATCACATCTTGTTTTACGGTGTTGGTTTGGGCTATCATGTGAAATCATTTATAGAGCGTTATCCAGATAAAATTGTATCAACATATGAGCCAATTGTGGAAGTTTCTGAGGCATGTACTGCTGTAATGACAGATACAAAACTCCCGATTTCTAAGTTGAAATATGCTTTTGTGGAAAATGAATCGGAAGATATGGAGCGCCATCTATATACCCTTTCGAATCATTTGTCACAAAACGTTTTATTAATTGTTCTTCCAGCGTATCAGGGTTTCCTAAAAGAAGATATACTACGTTTTATTGGGAAGTTTAAAGAAATTGTTGAAGAAAAGAAAATAACATTGCATACAAATCATTTTTTCTCAAAAAGATGGACCATTAATTCACTTATGAATCTACCATCGACATTTGAGAATCCGAATTTTCTTTTGCAACACAAAGACACTTTCCGTGATAAACCTGTTATTCTTGCAGCGGCTGGTCCTTCGTTAAACGAAGAAATGGATAATTTACGAGAAATCAAAGAACGAGGAACAGCCTATATTTTTGCGGTCGGTTCAGCCAATAAAGCACTTATTGCTCAGGGAATACATCCCGACGCAGTGTTTACATATGACCCACAAGCGCATAACTACACCGTGTTCCAACCGATTATTGACGAAGAGATTCAAACGATTCCACTGATTTATGGAACGAGTGTGGGTTTTGAAACGATTGAGCATTACCCAGGTTCGAAATTTTATTTTGTGACATCACAAGATACAATTACCCAACCGTTCCATGAAACAGGCCTTCCAGTCGTCAAAGATGCCTATTCTATTGCGATTGTAACACTGGAACTACTGTATCATTTACAAGTGAAAAAAATCATTTTAGTCGGTCAAAACTTTGCATTTAAGAACGATTTGTTCTACTCAAAAGAAATCGCAAGATATGATAAAGAGTTAAAAATGCTTTCAGACGCCAGTGTGCAAAAGGATGATTTGAAATATTCATTTACTGTTCCTGATGTCCACGGCGATGAAATTTTAACCAATAAAGGCTTCAATAATATGAGAGTACTTATGGAGAAATATATTGTTCAAAATCCACAAATTCCTGTCGTTAACACAACGAGAGGTGGAGCAGCGATAGAGGGCACATCGTATAGACCCCTTACTCAACTGATGGAGCAAGAGCTGACAGAATCAATTGTAACAAAAGGTTGGTATGAGCAAGGGCAGTCACTACCAATATCGATGCAGACTATAAAAGAACTGAAAAGGTTGCAACAAGATACAACTACTTATATTAAGCAGAACGAAGCTTTATTTGAACATTTTTCAGATATTGAGAAATCCATCGACAGATTAAATGGAAATCAGATTCACAAACGTCTGGAAAAATTAGACGAATTGATGCGCAAACTGACAGCAAACACACTCTATGAGAGTATTATCTATCCAATTACCCGAAACCTCTTTGAACGTTTAGGAAATGAAGTAGAAGTTATGCGGGATCTGGATCCGACAAAAGAAAAACTGGTAAGCATCGTTAATCTGTTCGCACAGTACTTGCATAGCTGCCGTGAAGTCTACAAGGAAGTAGCGCCAATCATTCAGACAGTCGTCCTCCCAGCTTTTTTAAAGGGACTAGACAAGAAAGAACTGATTGCGACGAGCGGAGTGTTTCAATATGAAGGTGAATGGGAAAAGCAATTTCCACAAAAAGAACAAATCCCAGCTGATTTAACTGAGGAAGAAAAACATGAATGGTATAAAAGAAAACGATTAGAAGATAAAATTGAGATTTCAGTATCAGGTGTTAGAACAACTGCTAAAAATGCAATTTTCAAATTCCGTTTTAGTGGTACATCACTATCCTTATATGGAACAAACTACTCAAGAGGACTCTTAAAACTAAGAGTTATTATTGACAATAAATTCACTAGTGTCACCTTCAAAGACGATATGGACGAGGAGCTATATGATCCAATTCTGCGTCAACAGCTATTTCAAACTACCAATTTGAAAGAAGGTTTACACACAGCTACTGTCGAGGTGATATCTGACAATCCGGAATTCCTATTCCAAGGTATTGAAATCGATAAAAGTCGCCGAGCTTATCATATTCATGAAGTTACAACTGTCGATGAACTTGAAATCGGGAAACGGATACGCTGTCACTATGAAGCAACGTACAATGCTGTTGGTGAGTTTTCGGGATTAGGTGAGGAAATCGGAGCGTTCTTGCCGGTAGAAGCATCTGCTGAACCAGATGGGGATTTTTATTTTATTATGGTGGATGAGGTTGACGGGGAGAAGAAATTGATTGCTGATCGGAATGTGCAAAATTATATATCATGGAATGAGCTACATTCAAATACGCCAAAAATTCAAATAGGGAATAAATTTATTAAATTACATTTACTTGATGGTGGAGTAGCTTTTAAAGGTAGTGAAAGTAATAGTTTGCTAATTTGGGATGGGAAAATGCGGGGAGCATGGCCAACTAATAATGACTGGGATAAATACTTACTGGAATCAATTGTTTGGAATTGGGAAATGGCGTCATCATGGTGTAGTACAAGGCCGTTGATAGAAACTAGACATGCATTCTCTCCACAAAGAATAGTGAAGGAAGACCACTTTTATCAAGTAGGAAGGGGAGGCTTGGCATTGGAATACTTTACATTCAATGATAGAAGTACTGTGTATGCTAGCTGGGGTTACAGACCTACTTTTATTTATTAG
- a CDS encoding 3-deoxy-manno-octulosonate cytidylyltransferase, with amino-acid sequence MKIIGVIPARYNSSRLPGKPLADICGKPMIWWVYNQVKKVKGLNEVYVATDDQRIVQKCIELDINYLITSNNHPNHIYRVQEVSEILHADYYVCINGDEPIIEPEVIDKMVCLVNQKSKNKDKQVFGLMRYLKNPAETVDFSNIKVVTSSNGDALYMSRSPIPYPKGTLSFRYKKYIGVEGFNKEALDFYVSTPSCELETIEDIDHLRFLENDIKIKYSLVESNSLSVDTKKDLEEVRLIISKRARGNLYE; translated from the coding sequence ATGAAAATTATCGGTGTAATTCCTGCAAGATATAATTCTTCCAGACTTCCTGGTAAACCTCTAGCAGATATTTGTGGAAAGCCAATGATTTGGTGGGTATATAATCAGGTGAAAAAAGTAAAGGGACTAAATGAAGTATATGTAGCAACGGATGACCAAAGGATTGTTCAAAAATGTATTGAGTTAGATATTAATTACCTAATTACTTCAAACAATCATCCAAATCATATCTATAGAGTACAAGAAGTTTCAGAGATATTACATGCTGACTATTATGTTTGTATTAATGGGGATGAGCCAATTATTGAGCCCGAGGTTATTGATAAAATGGTCTGTTTAGTTAATCAAAAGTCTAAGAATAAGGATAAACAGGTCTTTGGATTAATGAGATATTTGAAAAATCCAGCTGAAACAGTCGATTTTTCAAATATAAAGGTGGTAACTTCCAGTAATGGCGATGCCCTATACATGTCGAGGAGTCCAATTCCATATCCAAAGGGAACATTGTCTTTTAGATATAAGAAATACATTGGGGTTGAGGGATTTAATAAAGAAGCATTGGATTTTTATGTTTCCACCCCGTCTTGTGAATTAGAAACTATCGAGGATATTGACCATTTAAGATTTTTGGAAAATGATATTAAAATTAAATATTCCTTGGTTGAGTCAAATTCCCTTTCAGTGGATACTAAGAAAGATTTAGAAGAGGTTAGACTGATAATAAGTAAGCGTGCAAGGGGGAATCTATATGAATAA
- a CDS encoding aldolase catalytic domain-containing protein, with protein MNKIKILDCTLRDGGYINDWNFGERTIKKIITKLSQSNIDIIECGFITDVSFNENKTLFDSVERIKKYIEPKNENVSYVGMIAQPYPSINNIAKYDGKSIDGIRVTFHEDEIDEALIYGKQLMDKGYKIFIQPVGTTSYSDGSLLELIRKVNNLKPVAFYLVDTLGIMYKNDLLRMFYLLDNNLDESISLGFHSHNNLQLSFSNAQELLAIHTKREIIIDSSVFGMGRGAGNLCTELITHYINENIKEKYNIVPLLEIFDEYLSNIFSNIRWGYSMPYYLAAVNNCHPNYSTYLMNKQTISVKSINTILKQILEEKKDIYDENYIENLYIKHQVHFVSDSDNLEVIKKLMENKKILIIAPGKSIELQKEKISDFINTNKPFVFSVNFIPESYKIEAVFVSNIKRFDKLFDDINRKSANVSLVTTSNITNLDECPTLVVNYSDLLIDIPIISDNAGLMLLNLLNRLSVDSVYLAGFDGFHLNKSANYFSAKMINNAQTEELVNKNEAICTYLNVINKRMKVQFITNSVYNLK; from the coding sequence ATGAATAAAATTAAGATTTTAGATTGTACACTCCGTGACGGTGGCTACATTAACGATTGGAATTTCGGTGAAAGAACAATAAAAAAAATAATCACCAAACTATCCCAATCCAATATCGATATTATTGAATGTGGTTTTATTACAGATGTCAGTTTCAACGAAAATAAAACTTTATTCGACAGTGTGGAAAGAATAAAAAAATATATTGAACCAAAGAATGAAAATGTTAGCTATGTTGGAATGATAGCGCAGCCATATCCTTCTATCAATAATATTGCTAAATATGATGGGAAATCAATTGATGGTATTCGTGTAACTTTTCACGAAGATGAAATTGATGAAGCTTTGATATACGGAAAACAGTTAATGGATAAAGGGTATAAAATTTTTATTCAACCGGTTGGAACAACAAGCTATTCTGATGGAAGTCTTTTAGAATTAATTCGAAAAGTAAATAATTTAAAGCCAGTCGCTTTTTATTTGGTTGATACTCTTGGAATTATGTACAAAAATGACTTATTAAGAATGTTTTATTTGTTAGATAATAACTTGGATGAGTCAATATCCCTTGGATTTCATTCACATAATAACTTACAATTGTCTTTTTCAAATGCACAGGAGTTACTGGCGATACATACAAAAAGGGAAATTATTATTGATTCATCAGTTTTTGGCATGGGGCGAGGAGCTGGGAATTTATGCACGGAATTAATAACTCATTATATAAATGAAAACATTAAGGAAAAATATAATATAGTTCCTTTATTAGAGATTTTTGATGAGTATTTAAGTAATATTTTTTCTAATATTAGATGGGGTTACTCTATGCCGTATTATCTAGCGGCAGTAAATAACTGTCATCCAAACTATTCCACTTATCTAATGAATAAACAAACAATTTCAGTAAAGTCAATAAATACAATTTTAAAACAAATTCTCGAAGAAAAAAAAGATATCTATGATGAAAATTATATAGAAAATCTTTACATTAAGCACCAAGTTCATTTTGTGAGTGATTCTGATAATCTAGAAGTGATAAAAAAGTTAATGGAGAATAAAAAAATACTCATTATTGCTCCTGGTAAATCAATTGAATTACAAAAAGAAAAAATTAGTGACTTTATAAATACTAACAAACCTTTTGTATTCAGCGTTAATTTTATTCCAGAGTCGTACAAGATAGAAGCCGTATTTGTTAGTAATATAAAAAGATTTGATAAATTGTTTGATGATATTAATAGGAAATCAGCTAACGTATCCTTGGTTACAACATCTAATATTACTAATTTAGATGAGTGTCCCACATTAGTTGTCAATTATTCCGATTTACTTATTGATATTCCTATAATTTCAGATAATGCAGGTTTAATGTTGCTTAACCTTTTGAACCGTTTATCAGTAGATAGTGTATATCTAGCAGGTTTTGATGGTTTTCACTTAAATAAATCAGCAAATTATTTTTCGGCTAAAATGATAAATAATGCCCAAACTGAGGAACTTGTAAATAAAAATGAAGCAATATGTACCTATTTGAATGTTATTAATAAAAGAATGAAAGTTCAATTTATAACTAATTCAGTATATAACTTGAAATAA
- a CDS encoding inositol monophosphatase family protein — MTKDEVRIFLSGVCDLIMNNLKRVEETRYDISIKSDGTPVTKSDVFIEDLVRNYVKKELQDVVFIGEESFDFTINKTDNFIVLLDPIDGTENFCSGMKVWGVSFGLWKGELFLGSFLLMPELEIRLMTGDKIVPIKSRITGLSSSITKEVINSMNKPGEYRIVGCAVYNLYNVIRGTYRRFVNPDGAYVWDILPGVMLALEHGCKVTINGRIYDEKFLDPRNKYCVDIMR; from the coding sequence ATGACAAAAGATGAAGTTCGCATTTTCTTAAGTGGAGTTTGTGATTTAATAATGAACAACCTAAAGAGAGTTGAAGAAACTCGGTATGATATCTCAATTAAGTCGGATGGCACCCCTGTTACTAAATCAGATGTATTTATTGAAGATCTAGTTCGAAATTACGTTAAAAAGGAACTTCAAGATGTAGTATTTATTGGGGAGGAATCTTTTGATTTTACAATAAATAAAACCGATAACTTTATAGTGTTACTAGATCCAATCGATGGTACAGAAAATTTTTGTTCAGGTATGAAAGTGTGGGGGGTATCGTTTGGACTGTGGAAAGGGGAATTATTTCTCGGTAGTTTTTTACTAATGCCAGAATTGGAAATTAGGTTGATGACTGGTGATAAGATAGTCCCTATTAAATCACGTATAACTGGTTTGTCGTCTTCTATTACTAAAGAAGTAATTAATAGTATGAATAAACCTGGAGAGTATCGTATTGTTGGATGTGCAGTTTATAACTTATACAATGTAATTCGAGGAACTTATCGTAGATTTGTCAATCCGGATGGGGCATATGTGTGGGATATATTACCTGGAGTTATGCTTGCATTAGAACATGGTTGTAAAGTGACTATTAATGGGAGAATTTATGATGAGAAATTTCTTGATCCAAGAAATAAATATTGTGTTGATATAATGCGGTAA
- a CDS encoding DapH/DapD/GlmU-related protein yields MQETKLINMVLQNGSIAIFGTGSGAIKVVSKIMPLMGKVLYFIDNNKSKQEFCDKDVYSPYEIDFFKLDLIIIASSYSEEIISQLIKINNNESLQYFSPYKKTKTADIRIGKYTYGINPSTATYPDQIEEIGAFCSINYTASIGSKNHPIKFVSTHPFLYNANRGFIESDNTEYRMDNKVIIGNDVWIGAHAVILPGVSIGNGAIVGAGAVVTKDVPPFAIVGGVPAKIIRYRFKQDIIEAMQEIKWWNWTDEKIKSNLDLFYSPEEFVKKHLIIKREESKN; encoded by the coding sequence ATGCAAGAAACGAAATTAATTAATATGGTATTACAAAATGGGTCAATCGCAATTTTTGGTACCGGCTCTGGTGCTATTAAAGTTGTTTCGAAGATAATGCCATTAATGGGGAAGGTACTTTATTTTATCGATAACAATAAATCTAAACAGGAATTTTGTGATAAGGATGTATATTCACCTTATGAAATAGATTTTTTCAAATTGGATTTAATTATTATTGCAAGTTCTTATTCAGAAGAAATTATTAGTCAGTTAATAAAAATAAATAATAATGAAAGTCTACAATACTTTTCTCCATATAAAAAAACTAAAACTGCAGATATAAGAATAGGTAAATACACTTATGGAATAAATCCGTCTACTGCCACATATCCAGATCAAATAGAAGAAATAGGTGCATTTTGTTCAATTAATTACACCGCATCGATAGGTTCAAAGAATCATCCTATTAAGTTCGTGAGTACGCATCCTTTCTTGTATAATGCAAATAGAGGTTTTATAGAAAGTGATAACACTGAGTATAGAATGGACAATAAAGTAATTATAGGTAATGATGTATGGATAGGTGCCCATGCTGTCATTTTACCAGGAGTCAGTATTGGGAACGGAGCTATTGTAGGCGCGGGTGCAGTTGTCACGAAAGACGTACCCCCATTTGCAATTGTAGGCGGTGTACCCGCAAAAATTATTCGTTATCGTTTCAAACAAGATATAATCGAGGCAATGCAAGAGATTAAATGGTGGAATTGGACTGATGAAAAAATTAAATCGAATCTAGATTTATTCTATTCACCTGAAGAATTTGTGAAAAAGCATTTAATAATAAAACGAGAAGAATCAAAGAATTAG
- a CDS encoding tetratricopeptide repeat protein yields the protein MHENEIMNKIIEIESIYPVNEWKINNIDIWPVYRIMESYRLINSENDSKEEQSIQLNRNHKSIPVLSESLNSNDEADFLLFSDSLYRVNLSSYWYNRLSDPFYEAISAMGYKAINLDFSFHNANKAPVIQDTFSIQNQLINSMKLRIRKDIDFISLPYFDEVRNKLIHFKGSKEPLTLINVKYIVNDMLYWIDIFKEILNKKKVKYVLIVNYYQSISHALIFAARELGIATIDVQHGNQVSPYYHNWSIVPGDGYNTLPNFFWTWSENHAEPIRNWTSKTSGHDVIVGGNPWIETWKNNKSNIIKKYSEIASQYINRNKINILVTLQPKYTLGGWTANIPNALLEIIKSSPDNYVFYIRYHHQMLHKYIDESKECEFQLKKLISQGKVETEYASSLPLPFLLKQIDLHITPFSTCVLEAKEFNIPSITLHPRSKLYFQKEIETGWVTEAETNVEIIQAIKALIKLKKLKVNKIKTNENEGIFDIAIKSIISNSEVPDYSNFLSKKETLFSIYFMDGTYEKIINEYNELDSFKVTLYVSDAYKELKDEKNKIKFTIIALEKALSNQEILDVNDIYKIIYRVINEQYFEVYSDNIMSLFNQSKSILGKVLWKFYAEQQYEIIIKLCRYVREQTLDSLYYEGRALLQKEDFFKALDKLNEYIKFYNGDNDFNITYTDDFLISANFYLGQINLKLSDYAQALGNFENCVAFSKGKHQKASEYLEIIKSKLR from the coding sequence ATGCATGAAAATGAGATAATGAATAAAATTATTGAAATTGAATCTATCTATCCTGTAAATGAATGGAAAATAAATAATATTGATATTTGGCCAGTTTATAGAATTATGGAATCCTATAGACTAATAAATTCTGAAAATGATAGTAAGGAAGAACAATCGATTCAACTTAATAGGAATCATAAAAGTATCCCTGTTCTATCGGAATCATTAAACAGTAATGATGAGGCAGACTTCTTACTATTTTCAGATTCCTTGTACCGCGTTAATTTATCGTCATACTGGTATAATCGGCTTTCAGATCCTTTTTATGAAGCTATATCAGCGATGGGATATAAAGCAATTAATTTAGACTTTAGCTTTCATAATGCCAATAAAGCACCTGTTATTCAAGATACATTTTCAATACAAAATCAACTTATTAATAGTATGAAACTGCGAATTAGGAAAGATATCGACTTTATATCGCTTCCTTATTTTGATGAGGTAAGAAATAAATTGATTCACTTTAAGGGTTCTAAAGAGCCATTAACACTAATTAATGTAAAATATATAGTTAATGATATGTTGTATTGGATAGATATATTTAAGGAAATTTTAAACAAAAAGAAGGTTAAGTACGTACTAATTGTAAACTATTATCAATCTATTAGTCATGCATTAATTTTTGCTGCTCGTGAATTAGGAATTGCCACAATTGATGTACAGCATGGAAACCAAGTGAGTCCCTATTATCATAATTGGAGTATTGTTCCCGGAGATGGATATAACACATTACCAAACTTTTTTTGGACTTGGTCAGAAAATCATGCCGAACCTATAAGAAACTGGACTTCAAAAACAAGTGGACATGATGTAATAGTTGGAGGAAACCCCTGGATAGAAACTTGGAAAAACAATAAATCAAATATTATTAAGAAATACAGTGAAATTGCATCTCAATATATTAATAGAAATAAAATAAATATTTTAGTAACATTACAACCCAAATATACATTAGGTGGATGGACTGCCAATATTCCTAATGCATTACTTGAAATAATAAAATCTTCTCCAGATAATTATGTTTTTTATATTCGATATCATCATCAAATGTTACATAAATATATTGATGAAAGTAAGGAATGCGAGTTTCAATTAAAGAAACTAATAAGTCAAGGTAAAGTGGAAACCGAATATGCAAGCTCATTACCATTACCATTTTTATTAAAGCAGATTGATCTTCATATAACTCCGTTTTCAACATGTGTATTAGAGGCAAAAGAGTTTAATATTCCTTCAATCACTTTACATCCACGTTCTAAACTTTATTTTCAAAAAGAAATTGAAACTGGTTGGGTAACTGAGGCTGAAACAAACGTTGAAATCATTCAAGCTATTAAAGCGCTAATAAAGTTAAAAAAATTAAAAGTTAATAAAATTAAAACAAATGAAAATGAAGGAATATTTGATATAGCTATTAAAAGTATTATTAGTAATTCAGAAGTTCCCGATTACAGCAATTTTCTATCTAAAAAAGAAACATTATTTAGTATATATTTTATGGATGGAACTTACGAGAAAATAATAAATGAATATAATGAATTAGATTCTTTTAAAGTAACTCTGTATGTTTCGGATGCATATAAAGAGCTGAAAGATGAGAAAAATAAAATTAAATTTACGATTATTGCACTTGAAAAAGCTCTGTCTAACCAAGAAATTCTAGACGTAAATGATATCTACAAGATTATTTATAGAGTGATTAATGAACAATACTTCGAAGTATATTCAGATAATATTATGTCATTATTTAATCAAAGTAAAAGTATATTAGGTAAAGTTTTATGGAAGTTTTATGCAGAGCAACAATATGAAATAATAATTAAACTCTGTAGATATGTAAGAGAACAAACACTCGATAGTCTTTACTATGAAGGTAGGGCATTACTTCAGAAAGAAGATTTTTTTAAAGCTTTGGATAAATTAAATGAATATATTAAATTCTACAACGGAGATAATGACTTTAATATCACTTATACAGATGACTTTTTAATTTCGGCAAATTTTTATTTGGGACAAATTAATTTAAAACTTTCCGACTATGCCCAGGCGTTGGGGAATTTTGAGAATTGTGTTGCCTTTTCTAAAGGGAAGCATCAAAAGGCAAGTGAGTATTTGGAAATAATAAAATCGAAATTACGCTGA